One segment of Podospora pseudopauciseta strain CBS 411.78 chromosome 5 map unlocalized CBS411.78m_5.2, whole genome shotgun sequence DNA contains the following:
- a CDS encoding uncharacterized protein (EggNog:ENOG503NVI8): MILKVVQLTSRLAKAFDKVVEVLGVIGENLPEFDRYAKLFEQDAQVRKILCLFYQDILDVHVTLLKFFGGSAWELLFESFWPKVIDKITIIMQRMTTHRALMLEKVTIANITQDIADRERAYKEYEKQHEFQDLQNYRLLRGELSPSLYDEELQHFAGSGPAKSGTWLFENGDFKKWADVNNKTRLCLWLQGIPGAGKTVLTAKTIRYLQSQGQTLLFAFLSYRDERKSKPVKIFQSLVFQLLEEQSMLRPLLHDIYLTNYRKLISNPDFVGDLLGKLLQTSGPTIIVIDGVDEAAESDKSYLVRSLLRVTKSGPNVKLFVSSRMDSAISKELMRSSAELHVEDHNEGDIHELIDMERDDLLSKFRKWDADEATCDRVGRAFQLLKEKSDGMILYAKLMARLLHSLDNEDDIRRELDTLPEGIGQAYGRVIERIESNPVPKDKAAARKILEWIGSATRPLRYEEVIQALVIESGSSGFTKGRKAFRDIVETCGPIIEVVGDYVSFVHFTAKEYLFNGDGKFLDKEESNLHISLACLTYLAFQPLDRIMQHGDSAAICDETSKVLSGDFVLLDYAASEWLSHVGACAQSRHDEQLVQAIRRLYEKRGKPDVHDSTQVSRIFKHKYRALRRDPELVKRLGQSETFLNRSKLDLIEADGGCLWYDMDPTYISQGIMRFRDLLESSLCTTSPCNLSCNCTKIKRLYGHALFRCPRISCPRYIDGFETDSARSEHHKTHERPYKCSHSDCLFSQLGFRTANDLVRHADVTHNHVVNDAVPWKNFTAHHLSESNIVAIMEDTISLNQVGIMTRILSKESGFLRVCCSRNFEKGVHCDEYTRGHHEGYQKPFVMDDALRISARAGTTEMMECVIAAAKLAKHKVYSKVELLAHAIRSGNNDALGVILQHYPAFGEASEEVEIREAGSDSEDDSEKWLCFTTVSLFELAFAHANGRAMKALVRAGARPDVRRETFIDVFKTRGHMELMSTDNPKTRDMLGRMKVLKLPSLVLQYGLQVAIQRSSAHYAEFCVDMGANVNGKWLNVGEKKRRERPTMLFLAIKSGCGPIFKLLLEHGALLQRDEVEDVESGEIAGMKKIEKYFSMSWKEMMSTFSKSV; this comes from the exons ATGATACTCAAAGTGGTTCAGCTCACGAGCCGGTTGGCCAAGGCATTCgacaaggtggtggaggttctCGGTGTTATTGGCGAGAATCTCCCCGAGTTTGATCGTTACGCAAAGCTCTTCGAACAAGACGCACAGGTCAGAAAAATCTTGTGTCTATTCTATCAGGACATTCTAGATGTGCATGTAACACTTCTGAAGTTCTTCGGCGGCAGCG CCTGGGAACTCCTATTCGAATCCTTCTGGCCCAAGGTCATCGACAAGATCACTATCATAATGCAGCGAATGACAACCCACAGGGCTCTAATGCTGGAAAAGGTCACAATTGCCAACATTACTCAAGACATCGCTGACAGAGAACGCGCCTATAAGGAGTATGAAAAGCAGCATGAATTTCAAGATCTCCAAAATTACCGCTTGCTGAGAGGCGAGCTCTCGCCCTCCTTATACGATGAAGAGCTTCAGCATTTTGCCGGCAGTGGTCCAGCGAAATCAGGCACGTGGTTGTTCGAGAATGGGGATTTCAAAAAGTGGGCCGatgtcaacaacaaaaccCGGCTTTGCCTTTGGCTTCAGGGCATACCTGGTGCTG GGAAAACTGTATTGACTGCCAAGACAATCCGGTATCTCCAAAGCCAAGGGCAGACACTCCTGTTTGCGTTCTTGTCATACCGTGATGAGCGCAAATCGAAACCCGTCAAGATCTTTCAGAGCTTAGTCTTTCAACTTCTTGAGGAACAATCGATGTTGCGCCCATTGCTACATGACATTTACCTCACCAACTACCGAAAGCTTATCTCGAATCCAGACTTCGTGGGGGATTTGCTAGGCAAGCTTTTGCAAACGTCAGGCCCAACGATCATTGTCATTGATGGCGTTGACGAAGCCGCCGAATCAGATAAATCATACCTCGTGCGGTCTCTTCTTCGAGTTACGAAGTCTGGGCCGAATGTCAAGCTTTTTGTTAGCAGTCGGATGGATTCAGCGATCAGCAAAGAGTTGATGCGCAGTAGCGCAGAGCTTCACGTCGAGGATCACAACGAAGGCGATATTCATGAGTTAATAGACATGGAAAGGGACGATCTCTTGTCAAAATTCCGGAAATGGGATGCTGACGAGGCAACTTGTGACCGAGTTGGCCGAGCTTTTCAACTAttgaaagagaaaagcgatGGGATGATACTATATGCGAAGCTGATGGCAAGACTGCTACATAGTCTGGACAATGAAGATGATATCAGACGGGAACTTGATACCTTGCCGGAGGGTATTGGGCAAGC ATACGGCCGAGTTATCGAACGAATTGAATCAAACCCAGTGCCCAAGGACAAAGCTGCTGCAAGGAAAATTCTGGAATGGATTGGCTCGGCTACACGCCCACTCCGCTACGAGGAGGTCATCCAGGCTTTGGTGATCGAGTCCGGATCATCAGGATTTACGAAAGGGCGTAAAGCGTTTCGGGATATTGTAGAGACCTGCGGGCCGATCAtcgaggtggttggggaCTATGTCAGTTTTGTCCACTTCACTGCTAAGGA GTATCTTTTCAACGGCGACGGAAAATTTCTTGACAAGGAGGAGTCGAATCTTCATATTTCCCTAGCTTGTCTGACCTACTTGGCCTTCCAACCTTTGGACCGCATCATGCAACATGGAGACTCGGCTGCCATATGCGACGAAACCTCAAAGGTCCTGTCTGGCGACTTTGTCTTGCTCGACTATGCTGCTTCGGAATGGCTAAGCCATGTCGGCGCTTGTGCTCAGTCCCGCCACGATGAACAGCTCGTCCAGGCAATACGACGGCTTTATGAGAAGCGAGGGAAGCCAGATGTACATGACTCCACTCAAGTCTCCAGGATATTCAAACACAAGTACCGAGCACTTCGAAGAGACCCAGAGCTTGTCAAACGCCTCGGGCAGTCCGAGACTTTTTTGAACAGGTCGAAACTTGACCTCATCGAAGCCGACGGTG GATGTTTATGGTATGACATGGATCCAACCTACATTTCCCAAGGCATCATGCGGTTTCGGGATCTCCTCGAAAGCTCTCTTTGTACCACCTCACCATGCAACCTTTCTTGCAATTGTACAAAGATCAAAAGACTGTACGGGCATGCTCTATTTAGGTGCCCCCGAATATCTTGTCCCCGATACATTGACGGATTCGAAACTGATTCCGCACGTTCTGAGCACCACAAGACACATGAACGCCCATACAAGTGCTCTCATTCCGATTGTTTGTTCTCCCAACTGGGATTCCGGACCGCAAACGACCTTGTCCGCCATGCGGACGTCACCCACAACCACGTTGTCAACGATGCTGTGCCTTGGAAAAACTTCACAGCCCACCACCTCAGTGAAAGTAACATTGTGGCCATCATGGAAGATACTATCAGTCTGAACCAAGTCGGGATCATGACACGCATTCTATCCAAGGAATCGGGTTTCCTACGCGTCTGCTGTTCCAGAAATTTCGAGAAAGGTGTTCACTGCGATGAATATACCAGGGGACACCATGAGGGGTATCAAAAGCCCTTTGTGATGGATGATGCACTGAGGATATCAGCAAGAGCAGGAACTACAGAAATGATGGAATGCGTCATTGCGGCTGCCAAACTTGCTAAACACAAGGTTTATTCCAAGGTCGAGCTTTTGGCACATGCTATCAGATCAGGGAACAATGATGCTTTGGGCGTTATTCTTCAACACTATCCTGCCTTTGGCGAAGCCTCGGAAGAAGTGGAGATCCGTGAAGCTGGCTCGGATTCTGAGGATGACAGCGAAAAGTGGCTTTGTTTCACCACTGTGTCACTCTTTGAGTTGGCCTTTGCCCACGCCAACGGCCGAGCTATGAAAGCCCTAGTAAGGGCTGGAGCCCGTCCCGATGTTCGTCGAGAGACGTTTATTGATGTGTTCAAGACAAGAGGCCACATGGAACTAATGTCCACAGACAATCCTAAGACACGAGACATGCTAGGGAGGATGAAAGTTCTAAAGCTCCCAAGTCTGGTGCTGCAATATGGGCTACAGGTCGCTATTCAGCGATCCTCAGCCCATTACGCCGAGTTTTGCGTCGATATGGGTGCCAACGTCAACGGGAAATGGCTCAATGTTGGCGAGAAGAAAAGACGCGAACGTCCGACGATGCTATTTCTCGCGATCAAGAGCGGATGTGGGCCCATCTTCAAGTTACTGCTGGAGCACGGGGCTCTTCTACAGAGGGATGAAGTGGAGGATGTCGAATCTGGGGAGATTgctgggatgaagaagattgaaAAGTACTTTTCTATGTCTTGGAAGGAAATGATGTCGACGTTTTCGAAGAGTGTGTGA
- a CDS encoding uncharacterized protein (COG:S; EggNog:ENOG503P3V0), which yields MAPKKVADKTIAAELTSVVDQIYNGPDRDKLSVNYARELVEEKLGLDEGFLKEGQWKARSKEIIRAALEALENAESEPEPSPQPPKRRAKQQPKNGAPAKRAKKSPSPAPEADVPSESGDVDDASEASEQPAKKRKLAKPSKKRRVVSDDDDEASDASAKEPEPAKKKAQKDREEVPAKGDATVTAKDDSSELSEIKSVPESADKIPDSDDELSDVIDEPPKKKQKAQAKPKAAEKPKPVVVAKEDGNESSSSLSSVIDDEPPIKRKGKGSAAPKAPAARKTKAAATEASPDEATIKQLQGQLLKCGVRKVWAFEFKKGGQTTPKAKINRLKEMLAEIGMTGRFSEARAKEIKMQRELMADLDAVKQWDQTFGVADGGRRSRRGAPVKSFREPSISGDDEAEKDDQEDEDGEESDEEVSDAAESSESSDDNGTSEDSEEEEKPKKGKGKGATKRRAVSDEESDSD from the exons ATGGCGCCAAAGAAGGTGGCAGACAAGACAATTGCCGCCGAGCTGACCAGTGTGGTCGACCAAATCTACAATGGTCCTGACCGCGACAAGCTCTCCGTCAATTACGCCCGCGAACTGGTCGAGGAGAAACTTGGTCTGGACGAGGGCTTCTTGAAAGAGGGCCAGTGGAAGGCCAGGAGCAAAGAAATCATTCGCGCCGCTTTG GAAGCGCTTGAGAATGCCGAATCCGAACCTGAACCCTCCCCTCAGCCCCCGAAGCGCAGGGCGAAGCAGCAGCCAAAAAACGGTGCCCCCGCCAAGCGAGCAAAGAAaagcccctcccccgccccagAGGCAGACGTGCCTTCTGAGTCCGGCGACGTCGACGATGCCAGTGAAGCCTCGGAACAGCCAGCCAAGAAACGGAAGCTCGCGAAGCCgtccaagaagaggagggtagtttcggacgacgatgatgaagccAGCGACGCAAGCGCTAAGGAACCAGAACCTGCCAAGAAGAAAGCTCAGAAAGACAGGGAAGAGGTGCCTGCAAAAGGCGATGCGACAGTCACAGCGAAGGACGATTCGAGTGAGCTCTCTGAAATTAAGAGTGTGCCGGAGAGCGCCGACAAGATTCCAGACAGCGACGACGAATTGTCCGACGTGATCGACGAACCGccgaaaaagaaacaaaaagcaCAAGCCAAGCCCAAGGCAGCCGAGAAGCCTAAACCTGTGGTTGTCGCAAAAGAGGATGGCAATGAGTCCTCTAGTTCCCTCTCATCTGTTATCGATGATGAACCTCCAATCAAGCGCAAGGGAAAGGGCTCCGCAGCACCGAAAGCCCCAGCAGCGCGTAAGACCAAGGCGGCCGCTACCGAGGCCTCACCGGATGAAGCTACGATCAAGCAACTGCAGGGTCAACTTTTAAAGTGCGGCGTCCGTAAAGTCTGGGCGTTTGAGTTCAAGAAAGGCGGACAGACGACAcccaaggccaagatcaacCGTCTCAAGGAGATGCTTGCTGAAATCGGAATGACTGGTCGCTTTTCAGAGGCCAGAGCTAAGGAGATTAAGATGCAGCGGGAGTTGATGGCTGACCTGGACGCTGTTAAGCAGTGGGACCAGACctttggtgttgctgatggcGGCCGGCGTTCGAGGCGAGGCGCTCCTGTCAAGAGCTTCAGGGAGCCTAGCATCagtggcgatgatgaggctgagaaggatgatcaggaagatgaagatggtgaggagAGCGACGAGGAGGTCAGCGATGCTGCCGAGTCCAGTGAGTCCAGCGATGACAATGGCACAAGCGAGGacagtgaggaggaggagaagccaaagaaaggcaagggaaagggggcCACCAAACGAAGGGCTGTATCCGACGAGGAGAGTGACTCGGACTAA
- a CDS encoding uncharacterized protein (COG:A; EggNog:ENOG503P18K), giving the protein MESAQSTEWRSRKRPYSSSGPGSDDAPDQNDQGLPLVRRRVLSGSDSDSSGEKDRVYDNDCEMQDVPAEGEPSVLATCLGMLVLEQPHLHRLSTEQREFGVSFTGFGNTYTIYSEASGEYCGLLDSEAAECVQVLERICGLQFEASMNRRSKKLKFLLFGDIEEAQDIGNTLASSSLFLQHPSTEDYQGTSYFNPHYLTRPGLTFQEAIETLNQQVHLSKQLTLTEKSEIATVLDQAAGPTIFSEVQVSNCIKTELKPHQKKALAMMVEKEAGNLSNPQFPSLWAATCMLGTEGVPIYQDTVTTSTLRSDPPVCLGGILADDMGLGKTLTTLALIAGSIASDPDPERSPRPKANKGQPSAQPGTLVVAPLSTLSNWEEQIKMHLRHRSVTYQIYHGSSRSKHHSSLPTYDIILTTYDTLKADIRSNRSSGVEKSPLHDLVWKRIVLDEAHVIRNPNSKVHEAVCYLRAKHRWCLTGTPIQNRVEDLCSLLGFLRAHPYGEPTKFRTAITDLMENRDVEGYERLSRLFQAVSLRRIKDMDSLDLHLPKRHDVVRLVELDEEETALYNLVKKSSATTFKATGTGRGILQVILRLRQVSNHGADLLPSEILNRLKTADISGLPPSIFDTKRCEVCGDIVGQGMETSERFLGCGHPVCTACLPLNRQDDDDCDPTCPICNDSAMGKVKSKPSGRELAKSYRPSSKVRALLVQLDLDKANITTGSEDVRKSVVFSCWAKMLDLVELALQERGIAFARIDGTRSEQQRRKALKDFRDTPSCTVLLATLGSAGVGLNLTAASQVHILEPQWNPMVERQAVDRIHRLGQAREVTCFYYVVDTRGSVEQYVRRIRESKNVLISMSMDGTGSLVDETSLTPLKEFMQEVLTDS; this is encoded by the exons ATGGAGAGTGCCCAGTCGACTGAATGGAGAAGCCGTAAACGACCATACTCATCATCGGGGCCAGGCAGTGACGACGCGCCAGATCAGAATGACCAGGGTTTACCTTTGGTTCGACGACGGGTGCTTTCCGGGTCAGACTCGGATAGCTCTGGAGAAAAGGACCGTGTTTATGACAACGACTGTGAGATGCAGGATGTGCCGGCTGAAGGGGAACCTTCAGTCCTGGCAACCTGCCTTGGCATG CTAGTATTAGAGCAACCACACCTACATCGTCTAAGTACCGAGCAGAGGGAATTTGGAGTGAGCTTCACGGGCTTCGGCAACACCTACACTATTTATTCAGAGGCGTCAGGCGAGTATTGCGGTCTTCTCGACTCGGAGGCAGCTGAATGTGTGCAGGTCCTCGAAAGAATATGTGGTCTTCAGTTTGAAGCATCTATGAATCGACGTTCCAAGAAACTCAAATTCTTGCTCTTCGGCGATATAGAGGAAGCTCAAGATATTGGGAATACGCTGGCATCTAGCAGCCTTTTCCTACAACACCCGAGCACGGAAGATTACCAAGGGACGAGTTACTTCAATCCTCATTATCTCACCAGACCAGGCCTCACTTTTCAGGAAGCTATTGAGACCTTGAACCAACAAGTTCACCTCAGCAAGCAGCTGACATTGACTGAGAAATCTGAAATTGCTACAGTTTTGGACCAAGCAGCTGGACCAACAATCTTCTCCGAGGTGCAGGTCAGCAATTGTATCAAGACCGAGTTGAAACC CCACCAGAAGAAGGCATTGGCTATGATGGTTGAAAAAGAGGCCGGGAATCTGTCTAACCCACAGTTTCCCTCACTTTGGGCCGCGACCTGCATGCTTGGCACTGAAGGTGTACCAAT ATACCAGGATACGGTCACTACAAGTACGCTGCGGTCCGACCCCCCGGTATGCCTTGGGGGAATTCTGGCTGAT GATATGGGCCTTGGGAAGACTTTGACGACACTCGCTCTCATTGCTGGGTCTATTGCAAGTGACCCTGACCCTGAACGTTCACCACGACCAAAAGCCAACAAGGGCCAACCCTCAGCACAACCAGGCACTTTGGTGGTTGCACCCCTTTCAA CTTTGTCGAACTGGGAAGAGCAGATAAAAAT GCACCTTCGCCATCGTAGTGTGACATACCAAATATACCACGGCTCATCGAGATCAAAACACCACTCGAGCCTGCCAACTTACGACATTATTCTGACCACGTATGACACTCTGAAAGCCGATATCCGGTCCAACCGGTCTTCTGGTGTGGAGAAAAGCCCTCTTCATGATCTAGTATGGAAAAGGATCGTCCTCGATGAGG CACACGTTATTCGCAACCCAAACTCAAAGGTACACGAGGCTGTGTGTTATCTTCGCGCGAAGCACCGCTGGTGTCTCACAGGTACCCCGATACAAAACCGAGTGGAGGATCTATGTTCGCTCCTAGGATTTCTCAGAGCTCACCCCTACGGAGAGCCTACCAAGTTTCGTACCGCAATCACGGATCTCATGGAGAATCGGGATGTTGAAGGGTATGAGAGACTCAGCCGTTTGTTTCAGGCGGTCTCCCTACGCAGGATCAAGGACATGGACTCCCTTGATCTCCACTTGCCCAAACGGCACGACGTCGTTCGGCTTGTTGAGCTCGATGAGGAAGAGACCGCCCTCTACAACCTTGTCAAGAAATCCTCAGCCACCACATTCAAGGCAACTGGAACAGGTAGAGGCATCTTGCAAGTCATTCTTAGACTACGCCAAGTATCCAACCACGGGGCGGACCTGTTACCTTCCGAGATCCTAAACCGGCTGAAGACTGCTGACATCTCAGGTCTTCCCCCCTCTATTTTCGATACCAAGAGATGTGAAGTTTGCGGGGACATTGTTGGCCAGGGAATGGAAACATCGGAGCGCTTCTTAGGTTGTGGACATCCAGTCTGTACTGCATGTCTCCCTTTGAATCGACAAGATGATGACGATTGCGACCCTACCTGTCCAATTTGCAATGACTCAGCAATGGGTAAGGTCAAGTCCAAGCCATCTGGAAGAGAACTAGCGAAGTCCTATCGCCCTTCGTCAAAGGTTCGAGCCTTGCTTGTGCAACTCGACCTTGATAAAGCAAATATCACTACGGGCAGTGAGGATGTGCGCAAGAG CGTAGTGTTTTCATGCTGGGCCAAGATGCTGGACCTGGTCGAGTTAGCGTTGCAAGAAAGGGGCATTGCGTTTGCCAGAATCGATGGGACCAGGTCAGAGCAACAGCGAAGAAAGGCTCTTAAAGACTTCCGTGATACTCCATCTTGTACCGTGCTCCTAGCGACGTTGGGAAGTGCAGGTGTTGG GTTGAACCTCACTGCTGCTAGCCAGGTGCACATTCTCGAGCCACAATGGAATCCAATGGTGGAGAGGCAAGCAGTAGACCGCATTCACAGACTTGGGCAGGCTCGGGAAGTAACTTGCTTCTACTATGTTGTGGATACGAGGGGTTCTGTTGAGCAGTACGTTCGCCGTATTCGCGAATCCAAGAATGTCCTTATCAGCATGTCCATGGATGGAACAGGCAGCCTGGTCGACGAAACTTCCCTTACACCTCTGAAG GAGTTTATGCAGGAAGTTCTTACGGACAGCTGA
- the APL2 gene encoding beta-adaptin (COG:U; EggNog:ENOG503NUMT) — protein MSNAVNRIRGALAPPRKGETFELRAGLVSQYAHERKEAIQKTIMAMTLGKDVSALFPDVLKNIATSDLDQKKLVYLYLMNYAKSHPDLCILAVNTFVQDSEDPNPLIRALAIRTMGCVRVDKMVDYMEEPLRKTLRDESPYVRKTAAICVAKLFDLNPTMCIENGFLETLQELIGDPNPMVVANSVQALSEISETAPETRALIITPATLKKLLMALNECTEWGRVTILTTLADYPASDVKESEHICERVTPQFQHVNPSVVLAAVKVVFIHMRMLSPELVRQYLKKMAPPLVTLVSSAPEVQYVALRNIDLLLQAKPDILSKELRVFFCKYNDPPYVKLQKLEIMVRIANEKNYEQLLSELKEYALEVDMDFVKRAVKAIGQVAIKIEAASEKCVAALQDLISTKVNYVVQEVIVVIKDILRKYPGYEGVIPTLCKYIDELDEPTARGSLIWIVGEYAEKINNADEILSGFVDVFEEEFTQTQLQILTAVVKLFLKKPSNNQGLVQKVLQVATGDSDNPDIRDRAYIYWRLLSGDLDVAKNIILSQKPAITTTVTSLPPVLLEQLLSELSTLASVYHKPPESFVGKGRYGAEAIQRAAIQEQRQNLAENPIAASVAAAASNGTAGGSQNNIENLLDIDFDGAAPAAESTPDRVASPMSPGGPSAPPPSGGMADIMGLFDAPPPTTTSPAPGAAPGMGGGMNDLMSGFAGMDLSGNSAPPPPGQQLGHKPVEQKATSGNDDLLGLF, from the exons ATGTCGAATGCCGTGAACCGGATACGCGGGGCCCTCGCGCCCCCGCGGAAGGGCGAGACGTTCGAGTTGCGCGCTGGGCTGGTTTCCCAGTATGCTCACGAGCGCAAGGAGGCAATCCAGAAGACCATCATGGCCATGACGCTTGGCAAGGATGTGTCTGCTCTGTTCCCCGATGTCCTCAAGAATATCGCAACATCGGATCTGGACCAGAAGAAGCTGGTGTACTTATACCTGAT GAACTACGCCAAGTCCCACCCGGACCTGTGCATTCTCGCCGTCAACACATTCGTACAAGACTCCGAAGACCCGAACCCCCTAATCCGGGCCCTCGCTATCCGAACAATGGGCTGCGTTCGCGTTGATAAGATGGTGGACTACATGGAGGAACCGTTGCGCAAGACCCTTAGAGACGAATCGCCCTACGTTCGCAAGACCGCTGCCATTTGCGTTGCCAAGCTTTTCGATTTGAACCCAACCATGTGCATAGAGAACGGATTTCTCGAGACTCTGCAGGAGTTGATTGGagaccccaaccccatgGTGGTTGCCAACTCGGTCCAGGCACTTTCCGAGATCAGCGAGACAGCCCCTGAAACGAGggccctcatcatcacaccTGCCACCTTGAAAAAACTTCTCATGGCGTTGAACGAGTGCACGGAATGGGGCAGAGTTACAATTCTGACGACCTTGGCCGATTATCCTGCATCCGATGTTAAGGAGTCAGAGCACATCTGTGAAAGGGTCACCCCCCAGTTCCAACACGTCAACCCCAGCGTTGTCTTGGCTGCCGTCAAGGTTGTTTTCATCCACATGAGGATGCTCAGTCCAGAGTTGGTCAGACAATATCTCAAGAAAATGGCTCCTCCTTTAG TTACACTCGTTTCCTCCGCCCCGGAGGTTCAGTATGTTGCCCTGCGAAATATCGACCTTCTTTTACAAGCAAAGCCCGACATTCTCAGCAAGGAATTGAGGGTATTCTTCTGCAAATACAACGACCCCCCCTATGTCAAGCTCCAAAAACTCGAAATCATGGTCAGGATTGCGAACGAGAAGAACTATGAGCAGCTCCTTTCGGAACTGAAGGAATACGCCTTGGAAGTGGACATGGACTTTGTGAAGAGGGCAGTCAAGGCCATTGGTCAGGTCGCCATCAAGATTGAGGCGGCCAGCGAGAAGTGCGTTGCGGCCCTTCAGGACCTGATCTCGACAAAGGTCAATTACGTGGTCCAAGAGGTTATTGTTGTCATCAAGGACATTCTCCGGAAATATCCAGGATACGAGGGTGTCATTCCAACTCTTTGCAAGTACATCGATGAGCTGGATGAGCCAACAGCACGCGGATCCTTGATCTGGATTGTTGGAGAGTATGCGGAAAAGATCAACAATGCGGACGAAATTCTATCAGGATTCGTTGACGTctttgaggaggagtttaCACAGACACAGTTGCAGATTCTCACAGCTGTGGTGAAGTTGTTCCTCAAGAAGCCCAGTAACAACCAGGGCCTGGTGCAAAAGGTGCTGCAGGTGGCAACAGGGGATAGCGACAACCCTGATATTCGGGACCGCGCTTATATCTACTGGCGTCTTCTTTCGGGTGATCTCGATGTTGCCAag AACATCATTCTCTCGCAAAAACCAGCAATCACCACGACTGTGACCAGCTTGCCACCAGTTCTTCTCGAGCAGCTCCTCAGCGAGCTTTCGACCCTCGCCTCTGTGTACCACAAGCCACCCGAGTCGTTCGTTGGCAAGGGGCGTTATGGTGCCGAGGCCATCCAGCGCGCTGCCATCCAAGAGCAACGGCAAAACCTGGCAGAGAACCCCATCGCTGCCTCTGTTGCCGCCGCGGCATCTAATGGCACGGCAGGCGGCTCTCAAAACAATATTGAGAACCTTCTTGACATTGACTTTGATGGCGCCGCCCCGGCTGCGGAATCCACTCCGGATCGGGTGGCTAGTCCCATGTCACCCGGTGGTCCTAGTGCGCCTCCGCCCAGCGGTGGTATGGCTGACATCATGGGCTTGTTTGATGCGCCACCGCCCACGACGACTTCGCCGGCTCCTGGGGCTGCGCCTGGTATGGGTGGGGGGATGAATGATCTGATGAGTGGCTTTGCGGGTATGGATCTTAGTGGGAATAGtgccccgccaccacccggGCAGCAGTTGGGTCATAAGCCGGTGGAACAGAAGGCTACGAGTGGAAATGATGATTTGCTAGGCTTGTTTTAA
- a CDS encoding uncharacterized protein (EggNog:ENOG503PA4M; MEROPS:MER0003299; COG:E), producing the protein MVLRPHSRASAVLSFLAFLTASTCVSASRSPGLPFVINTWGGAFTAATDAAYLALIADRNTSALDAVEIGCATCEKNQCDTTVGYGGSPDESCETTLDAMVMDGTSMKTGAVAGLRRIKDAIGVARAVLEYTRHSLLVGDLATNFAIENGFKEQDLTTEASKEKCEAWKRANCQSNYRLNVAPDPSTSCGPYTPLPGIDQQTLARSVMEDKGAVSHDTISMIVIHESGIMAAGTSTNGASHKVPGRVGDGPIVGSGSYVDGDVGGCGATGDGDIMMRFLPCYQAIENLRQGMSPQDAAEDVVARMLRKYPNMSSGIVVANTKGEHGGAGSGWTFTYSFRGGDMEATEVVSVPPLPRRLEERRRNTNDIPDEI; encoded by the coding sequence ATGGTGCTCCGGCCTCATTCCCGTGCCTCTGCGGTGCTCTCGTTTCTCGCATTTTTGACCGCTTCAACATGTGTTTCTGCAAGCCGAAGCCCAGGGCTCCCCTTCGTGATCAACACGTGGGGCGGCGCTTTCACAGCGGCCACTGATGCGGCATATctcgccctcatcgccgACAGAAACACGTCCGCTTTGGATGCAGTTGAGATTGGGTGTGCGACATGTGAGAAGAACCAGTGCGATACCACTGTTGGCTATGGCGGCTCACCGGACGAGTCCTGCGAGACCACTCTTGATGCCATGGTCATGGATGGCACATCCATGAAAACCGGTGCTGTTGCCGGCTTGCGGAGGATCAAAGACGCGATTGGTGTCGCACGTGCTGTACTGGAGTACACTAGGCATTCACTTCTTGTTGGAGATTTGGCTACCAATTTTGCCATCGAGAATGGGTTCAAGGAGCAGGATTTAACGACCGAGGCAAGCAAGGAGAAGTGCGAGGCTTGGAAGAGGGCCAATTGTCAGTCGAATTATAGGCTGAATGTTGCGCCTGATCCGAGCACTTCGTGTGGGCCCTATACGCCGTTGCCTGGGATTGATCAGCAGACACTGGCGAGATCGGTGATGGAGGACAAGGGCGCTGTGTCGCATGACACTATATCCATGATTGTGATCCATGAATCAGGGATTATGGCCGCGGGAACATCGACCAACGGGGCTTCACACAAAGTCCCTGGAAGAGTTGGAGATGGCCCGATTGTCGGGAGCGGGTCTTATGTTGacggtgatgttggtggatGCGGAGCCACCGGGGACGGCGATATTATGATGCGCTTCTTGCCTTGCTACCAGGCTATCGAGAACTTGAGACAGGGGATGAGCCCACAGGATGCCGCAGAGGATGTTGTTGCCAGAATGCTGCGCAAGTATCCCAACATGTCGAGCGGGATTGTGGTGGCCAACACCAAAGGCGAACATGGGGGTGCAGGTTCGGGTTGGACCTTCACCTACTCATTCCGGGGGGGGGATATGGAGGCAACTGAGGTTGTATCGGTGCCGCCACTTCCAAGGAGACTCGAAGAACGAAGGAGGAACACCAATGACATTCCCGATGAGATTTGA